One Faecalicatena sp. Marseille-Q4148 DNA window includes the following coding sequences:
- a CDS encoding transposase — protein sequence MFIEKYCKSEIKAIKSFAEGLKRDIDAVENAVAYDYSNGFVEGTNSRLKMIKRTMYGRCRKRLLEAKLRYAWKFRNG from the coding sequence TTGTTTATAGAAAAATATTGCAAAAGCGAGATTAAAGCAATAAAGAGTTTTGCTGAAGGATTAAAAAGAGACATAGATGCGGTTGAAAATGCGGTAGCCTATGACTATAGTAATGGTTTTGTAGAAGGGACAAATAGTCGGTTAAAAATGATAAAACGAACAATGTATGGACGCTGTAGAAAACGTTTACTAGAGGCAAAACTTAGATATGCGTGGAAATTCAGAAACGGATAA
- a CDS encoding Gfo/Idh/MocA family oxidoreductase → MSKVVTMAIAGLGNRGNDIYAHYQLVAPEEVKVTAVADPIAAKREEAQRTYGIAPENCFESAEEMLAQPQLADICVIATQDKQHVAQAVKAIEQGYHVICEKPISPSLQECLHLQKTAHEHKKMVAVGHVLRYTPFYSRIKELLDSGVIGNVVTIQAMENVTYWHQAHSYVRGNWRKSEETSPMIMAKSCHDLDMFAWLLGKKCKRVSSYGDLYLFKPENAPEGAAKRCMDGCKVKEQCPYDAEKIYITNPETGIRGLQADPERDKWPVCILSPNDLSEEAIYQAIQEGPYGRCVYACDNDVVDHQVVNMEFEDHVTVSFTMTAFTSKGGRTIKICGTLGDIIGDLSTNEITVTPYGKEPQMICATEGDMSGHAGGDNRLIHDFVSAVQEEMSESSLRTGIDASIESHVIAIAAEYSRCHGGESVDLENFVQNCEE, encoded by the coding sequence ATGAGCAAGGTAGTTACCATGGCGATCGCGGGACTTGGAAACCGCGGGAATGATATTTATGCACACTATCAGCTTGTGGCTCCGGAGGAAGTGAAGGTTACTGCTGTTGCAGATCCTATTGCGGCGAAGAGAGAAGAGGCGCAGCGTACGTATGGCATAGCGCCGGAAAACTGTTTTGAGAGTGCAGAAGAAATGTTGGCGCAGCCGCAGCTTGCAGACATTTGCGTAATTGCGACGCAGGATAAACAGCATGTAGCTCAGGCGGTAAAAGCGATTGAGCAGGGCTATCATGTTATCTGTGAGAAGCCGATTTCGCCGTCACTTCAGGAGTGCCTGCATTTGCAGAAGACAGCTCATGAACATAAGAAGATGGTTGCAGTCGGACATGTGCTGCGCTATACGCCGTTTTACAGCAGAATAAAAGAACTGCTTGATTCTGGAGTGATTGGAAATGTTGTGACGATTCAGGCAATGGAAAATGTAACATACTGGCATCAGGCTCACAGCTATGTGCGTGGAAATTGGAGAAAAAGTGAGGAGACAAGCCCAATGATCATGGCGAAGAGCTGTCATGATCTTGATATGTTTGCATGGCTGCTGGGAAAAAAATGCAAACGTGTATCTTCTTATGGCGATCTGTATCTTTTTAAACCGGAGAATGCACCTGAGGGAGCGGCAAAACGCTGTATGGACGGCTGTAAGGTAAAAGAACAGTGCCCGTATGATGCGGAGAAGATTTATATTACAAATCCGGAAACGGGTATCCGAGGACTGCAGGCTGATCCGGAGCGTGATAAGTGGCCGGTCTGTATTTTGTCGCCAAATGATCTGAGTGAGGAAGCCATTTACCAGGCGATTCAAGAGGGACCATATGGAAGGTGTGTATATGCCTGCGACAATGATGTTGTGGATCATCAAGTCGTGAACATGGAATTTGAAGATCATGTGACAGTTTCATTTACAATGACTGCATTTACAAGCAAGGGTGGCCGTACAATTAAAATCTGCGGAACACTTGGGGATATTATCGGGGATTTGAGTACCAACGAGATTACGGTAACTCCTTATGGGAAAGAACCTCAAATGATCTGTGCGACAGAAGGAGACATGAGCGGACATGCAGGCGGGGATAACCGGTTGATTCATGATTTCGTCAGTGCAGTGCAGGAAGAAATGAGCGAGAGCAGTCTGAGAACAGGAATTGATGCTTCGATTGAGAGTCATGTGATAGCGATCGCAGCAGAATATTCCAGATGCCATGGCGGAGAAAGTGTGGATCTTGAGAATTTTGTTCAGAACTGTGAAGAGTAA
- the rplK gene encoding 50S ribosomal protein L11 has translation MAKKVTGYIKLQIPAGKATPAPPVGPALGQHGVNIVEFTKQFNARTADQGDLIIPVVITVYNDRSFSFITKTPPAAVLIKKACNIKSGSGVPNKNKVATITKAQLQEIAELKMPDLNAASVEAAMSMVAGTCRSMGVKVEE, from the coding sequence ATGGCAAAAAAAGTAACAGGTTATATTAAATTACAGATCCCTGCTGGAAAGGCAACTCCAGCTCCGCCGGTTGGTCCAGCTCTTGGACAGCACGGTGTAAACATCGTTGAATTTACAAAACAGTTCAACGCAAGAACAGCAGATCAGGGAGATTTAATTATCCCGGTTGTAATTACAGTATATAATGACAGAAGTTTCAGCTTCATAACAAAGACACCGCCGGCAGCAGTTCTTATTAAGAAAGCTTGTAACATCAAATCTGGTTCAGGCGTTCCGAACAAGAATAAAGTTGCTACAATTACAAAAGCTCAGTTACAGGAAATCGCTGAGTTAAAAATGCCAGACTTAAACGCTGCATCTGTAGAAGCTGCTATGAGCATGGTAGCAGGAACATGCAGAAGTATGGGTGTCAAAGTAGAAGAGTAA
- a CDS encoding Gfo/Idh/MocA family oxidoreductase → MKNLNVGIVGLGVRGYWLMKDVILLMPGVKVTAVCDVYEDRNERAAKLTEEVCGHVPATETDYKKLIARDDVDVVVVSCAWESHIKVAIDAMKAGKPVGMEVGGSYSVKECWDLVDTYEATQTPFMFLENCCYGRRELMALNMVKQGLFGDIVHCRGGYMHDLREEVSEGEKNRHYRLRNYIHRNCENYPTHELGPIARILNINHGNRMLTLTSMASRSAGIQEYIKDRMSDDEKLMNTRFAQGDVVNTMIKCAGGETILLTLNTSLPRFYSRDFTVCGTKGMYEEENDTVFVDKKYTAEEEWDFKANWGNAKDYEKDYEHPIWQKFLNDGVQGGHGGMDWLVFEAFFESIRNGEPCPIDVYDAASWMCISALSEESIAMGGHPVAIPDFTNGEWIRR, encoded by the coding sequence ATGAAGAATTTGAATGTAGGTATTGTTGGACTGGGAGTGAGAGGCTATTGGTTAATGAAGGATGTTATTCTGCTGATGCCGGGAGTAAAAGTAACTGCTGTCTGTGACGTTTATGAAGACAGAAATGAAAGAGCTGCCAAGCTGACAGAAGAAGTTTGCGGACATGTACCGGCAACTGAGACAGATTACAAAAAACTGATCGCAAGAGATGACGTGGATGTAGTAGTAGTTTCCTGCGCATGGGAAAGTCATATTAAAGTTGCCATTGATGCTATGAAAGCCGGAAAACCTGTCGGAATGGAAGTTGGTGGTTCTTACAGCGTAAAAGAATGCTGGGATCTTGTTGATACATATGAGGCAACACAGACACCGTTTATGTTCTTAGAAAATTGCTGCTATGGACGCCGTGAATTGATGGCTCTGAATATGGTAAAACAGGGATTATTCGGTGATATCGTTCATTGCCGCGGAGGATATATGCATGACCTGCGTGAAGAAGTCAGCGAAGGTGAGAAGAACCGTCACTACCGTCTGAGAAACTATATTCACCGTAACTGTGAAAACTATCCGACACATGAATTAGGACCGATTGCGAGAATTCTTAATATTAATCATGGAAACCGTATGCTTACTCTGACATCTATGGCGTCAAGATCTGCAGGTATCCAGGAATACATCAAAGATCGCATGAGTGATGATGAGAAATTAATGAATACAAGATTCGCACAGGGCGATGTTGTAAATACAATGATCAAATGTGCGGGCGGAGAAACAATCCTTCTTACACTGAATACATCTCTTCCGCGTTTCTACAGCAGAGATTTCACAGTTTGCGGAACAAAGGGAATGTATGAAGAAGAAAATGATACCGTATTTGTAGATAAGAAATATACTGCAGAAGAAGAATGGGATTTCAAAGCCAACTGGGGAAATGCAAAAGACTATGAAAAAGATTATGAGCATCCAATCTGGCAGAAGTTTTTGAACGATGGAGTTCAGGGCGGACATGGCGGAATGGACTGGCTTGTATTTGAAGCGTTTTTTGAAAGCATCCGCAATGGAGAACCGTGTCCAATTGATGTATATGATGCTGCATCATGGATGTGTATTTCTGCACTGTCAGAGGAATCTATTGCAATGGGCGGACATCCGGTAGCAATTCCGGATTTCACAAACGGAGAGTGGATTAGAAGATAA
- a CDS encoding helix-turn-helix transcriptional regulator, translated as MILADKIMDLRKRNGWSQEELANQLGVSRQAVSKWESAASVPDLNKIIKMSEVFDVSTDYLLKDAIERIELNDEIGDLPESKIYSYAEEPIRSISMEEANCYLEMVQMTAGKIAFGVLLCILSPVLLILLGGLSDAEGGYMISEATAAGVGMTVLLLLVASAVAIFVFYGRQLEAYEFLEKEVIELEYGVSGMVEKQKSKYEGTHGRRLVLGVVLCILSAIPLMVLGAIDEEGMAAVIGFDFCIVLVAVGVFMIVRTCILYGSFQRLLEEGDYTRAKKLENKRNDILNTIYWCTVTAIYLGWSFLTMDWERTWIIWPVAGVFYGVVIALGRIFRGK; from the coding sequence ATGATTTTAGCGGATAAGATTATGGATTTGAGAAAGAGAAATGGATGGTCACAGGAAGAACTGGCAAATCAGCTTGGAGTGTCCCGACAGGCGGTGTCTAAATGGGAAAGCGCAGCATCGGTGCCGGATTTGAATAAGATTATTAAGATGAGTGAAGTGTTTGATGTCAGCACGGATTATTTATTGAAAGATGCCATTGAAAGGATAGAATTGAACGATGAGATAGGAGATCTGCCGGAGTCGAAAATCTATTCGTATGCAGAAGAACCGATAAGAAGTATTTCTATGGAAGAGGCGAACTGCTATTTGGAAATGGTGCAAATGACTGCCGGGAAAATTGCGTTTGGTGTTCTGCTTTGTATTTTGTCTCCGGTGCTTCTTATTTTGCTTGGAGGCTTGTCGGATGCAGAAGGCGGTTATATGATTTCAGAAGCGACTGCGGCGGGAGTTGGAATGACTGTTTTGTTGTTGCTTGTAGCATCAGCGGTAGCGATTTTTGTTTTCTACGGAAGACAGTTGGAAGCATATGAATTTCTTGAAAAAGAAGTGATTGAACTGGAGTACGGTGTAAGTGGAATGGTAGAAAAGCAGAAGTCAAAATATGAAGGAACACATGGACGCCGGCTTGTACTTGGTGTTGTGCTGTGTATTTTAAGCGCGATTCCCCTCATGGTACTTGGAGCGATTGATGAAGAGGGAATGGCTGCAGTTATAGGGTTTGATTTCTGTATTGTGCTAGTAGCTGTGGGAGTATTTATGATTGTACGGACTTGTATTTTGTATGGAAGTTTTCAGCGTCTGCTTGAAGAAGGAGATTATACGCGGGCAAAGAAGTTAGAAAATAAGAGAAATGATATTCTTAACACGATTTACTGGTGCACGGTGACAGCGATTTATCTCGGATGGAGTTTCTTGACGATGGACTGGGAACGGACATGGATTATCTGGCCGGTAGCAGGAGTATTTTACGGAGTTGTGATTGCTCTTGGAAGAATCTTTCGCGGGAAATAG
- the secE gene encoding preprotein translocase subunit SecE — MGEKTKNNAPKTSWFKGLKAEFKKIVWPDKKTLGKQTAAVVFVSVVLGAVITIVDIIAQYGIDLLVK, encoded by the coding sequence AAACAATGCTCCGAAGACAAGCTGGTTCAAGGGCTTGAAGGCAGAGTTTAAGAAAATTGTTTGGCCAGACAAGAAAACACTTGGAAAGCAGACGGCTGCAGTTGTTTTTGTTTCCGTAGTACTTGGAGCAGTTATCACAATAGTGGATATCATTGCACAGTACGGAATTGATTTATTAGTAAAATAA
- a CDS encoding transposase, protein MSGSHNTLCINSFYPETELNITEIREYEKQILIRMKSISKNCRCPKCGCITDKYHGTYIRKVQDLPILGKMTQLEICSHEYECMNDGCEATTFAETFDGFLNAYSRMTERCADFICTLAMESSCEGCARICKALGIKISGDTVIRLLLRRYESLPGPEVGDVIGVDDFAYKKRHTYGTIIVNEENHEPIALLDGRNGDALRNWLKNSKHIKVVTRDRASAYAKVISEDLPDVMQVADRFHLHQNLLETIKKALNHVLPATVSIPHVEQSTVIEEPCKKNRIYCG, encoded by the coding sequence ATGTCAGGTTCACACAATACATTATGTATAAATAGTTTTTATCCTGAAACTGAATTAAATATAACGGAGATCAGGGAATATGAAAAACAGATATTAATACGAATGAAATCAATTTCAAAGAATTGTAGGTGCCCGAAATGTGGCTGTATAACAGATAAATATCATGGAACGTATATTCGTAAAGTACAGGATCTCCCTATTTTAGGGAAGATGACTCAACTTGAAATTTGTTCTCATGAATATGAATGTATGAACGATGGCTGTGAAGCAACAACGTTTGCTGAAACATTTGATGGTTTTCTTAATGCTTATAGTCGTATGACAGAACGATGTGCTGATTTTATCTGTACATTAGCAATGGAATCCAGCTGTGAAGGCTGCGCCCGTATTTGTAAGGCACTTGGCATTAAAATTAGTGGGGATACTGTTATAAGACTGCTTTTAAGAAGGTATGAATCTCTTCCCGGACCAGAGGTGGGTGATGTAATTGGCGTGGATGATTTTGCATATAAAAAACGACATACATATGGAACTATTATTGTAAATGAAGAAAATCATGAACCAATTGCGCTGTTGGATGGAAGAAATGGAGATGCACTAAGAAATTGGCTTAAGAATAGTAAACATATAAAAGTAGTCACTCGTGACCGGGCGAGTGCATATGCAAAAGTAATATCGGAAGACTTACCCGATGTTATGCAGGTGGCAGACCGGTTTCATTTACATCAGAATTTATTGGAGACAATCAAAAAGGCGCTAAATCATGTACTTCCGGCAACAGTAAGTATTCCTCATGTTGAGCAGTCCACAGTTATAGAAGAACCGTGTAAAAAAAATCGAATCTATTGTGGATAA
- the rplA gene encoding 50S ribosomal protein L1, with the protein MKRGKKYIEAAKLIERGNLYDKEEAVALVKKSAVAKFDETIEAHIRTGCDGRHADQQIRGAVVLPHGTGKKVRILVFAKDAKAEEAKAAGADYVGAEDLIPRIQNEGWFDYDVVVATPDMMGVVGRLGRVLGPKGLMPNPKAGTVTMDVTKAINDIKAGKIEYRLDKTNIIHVPIGKASFTEEQLADNFQTLIDALMKAKPAAVKGQYLRSVTLTSTMGPGVKINPAKLA; encoded by the coding sequence ATGAAACGAGGAAAAAAATATATCGAAGCTGCTAAATTAATCGAAAGAGGAAATCTTTACGATAAAGAAGAAGCAGTTGCATTAGTGAAAAAATCAGCAGTAGCTAAATTTGATGAAACAATCGAAGCTCATATCAGAACAGGTTGTGACGGACGTCACGCTGACCAGCAGATCCGTGGTGCTGTAGTTCTTCCACACGGAACAGGTAAAAAAGTTCGTATCTTAGTATTTGCTAAAGATGCTAAAGCTGAAGAAGCAAAAGCAGCAGGAGCAGATTACGTAGGAGCAGAAGACCTGATCCCGAGAATCCAGAACGAAGGATGGTTCGATTATGATGTAGTTGTAGCTACACCAGATATGATGGGTGTTGTTGGACGTCTTGGACGTGTACTTGGACCGAAAGGGTTAATGCCAAACCCGAAAGCTGGTACAGTAACAATGGACGTTACAAAAGCGATCAACGATATCAAAGCTGGTAAGATTGAGTACAGATTAGATAAAACAAACATTATCCATGTGCCGATTGGAAAAGCTTCCTTCACAGAAGAACAGTTAGCGGACAACTTCCAGACGCTTATCGATGCTCTTATGAAAGCTAAACCGGCAGCTGTAAAAGGTCAGTATTTAAGAAGTGTAACACTTACTTCTACAATGGGACCTGGTGTAAAAATCAACCCGGCTAAATTAGCTTAA
- a CDS encoding helix-turn-helix domain-containing protein — protein sequence MVCQIQKFLSEGCSYREIAKRMGVGRNTIAKYREGDPKELSMYGIRQSKLDIFYDFIIQCLDSGWSKSKTIKEIYAKGYTGSKSNAFDYLCKIEQKENKYFEVQPYIRTMTEGLKYRTTCL from the coding sequence ATGGTCTGTCAAATACAGAAATTTTTAAGTGAAGGCTGTAGCTATCGTGAGATAGCAAAACGGATGGGGGTAGGACGAAATACGATTGCAAAATATCGTGAAGGAGATCCGAAAGAACTAAGTATGTACGGAATCCGGCAGAGTAAATTGGATATATTTTATGATTTCATTATTCAATGTTTGGATTCCGGGTGGAGTAAAAGTAAAACAATAAAAGAAATTTATGCAAAAGGATATACAGGTTCAAAGAGTAATGCCTTTGACTATTTGTGTAAGATAGAACAAAAAGAAAACAAATATTTTGAAGTGCAACCATATATCCGAACAATGACAGAAGGATTAAAATACAGAACAACTTGTTTATAG
- the nusG gene encoding transcription termination/antitermination factor NusG, with the protein MSEAKWYVVHTYSGYENKVKANIDKTIENRHLEDQILEVRVPMQDVVEMRGGTQKAVQKKMFPGYVLIHMIMNDDTWYVVRNTRGVTGFVGPGSKPVPLTDAEMMNLGIQKEDIVVDFAEGDAVTVTGGAWEGTVGVIQSMNVPKQSLTINVELFGRETPVEISFAEVKKM; encoded by the coding sequence ATGTCAGAGGCAAAATGGTATGTAGTTCATACTTATTCAGGGTATGAAAACAAAGTAAAAGCCAACATTGATAAGACAATTGAGAACCGTCATCTTGAGGATCAGATCCTTGAGGTACGAGTACCGATGCAGGACGTTGTCGAGATGCGCGGAGGCACTCAGAAAGCGGTTCAGAAGAAAATGTTTCCTGGATATGTCCTGATTCATATGATTATGAATGATGATACCTGGTATGTCGTAAGAAATACAAGAGGTGTGACAGGTTTCGTTGGACCTGGATCGAAACCGGTACCGCTTACAGATGCTGAGATGATGAATCTTGGAATCCAGAAAGAGGATATCGTAGTAGATTTCGCGGAAGGCGATGCAGTTACAGTAACAGGCGGTGCCTGGGAAGGTACAGTCGGAGTAATTCAGAGCATGAATGTTCCGAAACAGAGCCTGACAATCAATGTTGAGTTATTTGGTCGCGAAACACCGGTAGAAATCAGTTTCGCAGAAGTCAAGAAGATGTAA
- a CDS encoding 3-oxoacyl-ACP reductase FabG produces MLKNKVAIVTGGTRGIGFAVVKKFVENGAAVSVWGSRQETVDKALAQLKELYPDAKVSGKCPNLKDAAQVAETMAQVKEEFGAVDILVNNAGISQSTPLYNYTAEEFQKIVDLNITSVFNCAQAAAKIMKEQGGGVILNTSSMVSLYGQPSGCGYPASKFAVNGMTKSLARELGRDNIRVNAVAPGVTKTDMVAALPDEMIKPLIATIPLGRVGEPEDVANAFLFLASDMASYVTGEILSVDGAARS; encoded by the coding sequence ATGTTAAAGAATAAAGTTGCAATTGTTACAGGGGGAACTCGTGGAATCGGTTTTGCTGTTGTGAAGAAATTTGTTGAGAATGGAGCTGCCGTTTCTGTATGGGGATCTCGTCAGGAGACAGTCGATAAAGCACTGGCACAGCTGAAGGAGTTATATCCGGATGCAAAGGTGAGCGGCAAATGTCCGAATCTGAAAGATGCTGCACAGGTTGCGGAGACGATGGCTCAGGTAAAGGAAGAATTTGGTGCAGTTGATATTCTTGTGAATAATGCGGGAATTTCTCAGAGCACACCGCTTTACAATTATACAGCGGAAGAGTTCCAGAAGATTGTTGATTTGAATATTACATCTGTATTTAACTGTGCACAGGCAGCAGCAAAGATTATGAAAGAGCAGGGCGGCGGTGTTATTTTAAATACAAGTTCCATGGTAAGTCTTTATGGTCAGCCTTCAGGATGCGGCTATCCGGCATCTAAGTTTGCGGTAAATGGTATGACAAAATCTCTTGCAAGAGAGCTGGGCCGTGATAATATCCGTGTCAATGCAGTTGCGCCGGGAGTTACAAAGACAGATATGGTTGCAGCGCTTCCGGATGAAATGATTAAGCCTCTGATTGCAACAATTCCTCTTGGAAGAGTTGGAGAACCGGAAGATGTTGCAAATGCATTCCTGTTCCTTGCAAGTGATATGGCAAGCTATGTAACAGGTGAGATCTTATCCGTAGACGGAGCTGCAAGAAGCTAA